The Microplitis mediator isolate UGA2020A chromosome 8, iyMicMedi2.1, whole genome shotgun sequence genome has a window encoding:
- the LOC130673256 gene encoding ankyrin repeat domain-containing protein 11 isoform X4, translated as MRRTPPQNKVDRSGTGQSGSSPRVTLRINNVRSGARDEKKGSSTRPSFINASTSPMDTTSSPSTTTTAPSNSSSNTNSTNSNPINSSSSSNSNPNSSSNSNTNSSSNSNPNPNPNSNTNTSNKLTSSSAASASSTATTTTSSAASITSASSSSATPANVSPDTTDVYEFKSSKEPTPVRGSSSSPNPPGDKDKINTNNNNNNNNNNSSSSSSSGSSTATSTTTTTTNTTANNNSSTNNNNSSNSAIPSSNISGSATGAPATDSSASTGAAELITTGSPSSKRSYEDTDDQDEEIKRKKRKEVDPKEGNKSTPGRQSTGRAAGDKFDKVSTSVTASFVEQCVKTGKQTSSATSSASASASANKNQSSGSASSAAATAGDRKSPSSTAASSPKPAGNSASSKAGDSDGDEDRGKGSEGAAPKVPPLKIVIPQSTAEQEQGARNGKNTSTRGHQLPYVVPSSNSSDSNDKDSAPAGGPAGGTTSPTEAVKTEDKKDFAGAIHNEERSTHHQRVLRSSHRSGNGNGTSKDSAQYSNSSPLATDRSNNSSPQARHTSPTPETNTETKPVITEVASSNPKSSSTSREADKPDKSDIKVKDEPTESTSASSATTPAAPTPTATELHPRKRKMKPKEAAAAASTAESSEANSTGTEVHPHDQPITNCYQLFLSIRKQIERRRKGLFPVQPKPPQGFKDYLMNRCTYVLAGNANNEPNVKPPIALSEPMKTLFLKQESERYRLRMQHVVEKEKLVLSVEQEILRVHGRAARALANQELPFSACTILKDEEVYNVITPEQEEKDRNLRSRYNGRLFLSWLQDVDDKWEKIKESMLLRHHNEAESLHAVQKMDWEWKLKEVGLCEVKVQPQIDDSHVPMVHVSDDFDLLPA; from the exons ATGCGTAGAACACCACCTCAAAAcaaag tggacAGATCGGGAACCGGACAATCCGGAAGCTCGCCACGTGTAACCCTGCGCATAAACAACGTGCGTAGCGGAGCtagggatgaaaaaaaaggcAGCAGTACTCGCCCGAGCTTTATAAACGCCTCGACAAGTCCGATGGATACCACCTCCAGTCCCAGTACCACCACCACTGCTCCCAGTAATTCCTCCAGCAACACGAATTCTACAAACTCGAACCCCATAAACTCGAGTTCCAGTTCAAACTCAAATCCTAATTCCAGTTCCAACTCCAATACCAACTCCAGCTCTAATTCAAATCCTAATCCCAACCCAAATTCCAACACCAACACCAGCAACAAGTTAACGTCTTCCTCAGCTGCCTCGGCATCGTCAACTGCCACGACAACAACTAGCTCTGCTGCTTCCATTACATCAGCGAGCTCGTCATCAGCAACACCAGCAAATGTCTCTCCAGATACCACTGACGTCTATGAGTTCAAAAGCTCCAAAGAACCGACTCCTGTTCGCGGTTCCAGTTCTTCACCTAATCCTCCTGGggataaagataaaataaatactaataataataacaataataataataataatagcagcagcagcagtagtAGTGGCAGTTCTACTGCTACTTCTACGACTACGACCACCACCAACACTACtgctaataataatagtagcactaataataataatagtagtaatagtGCGATTCCGTCGTCAAATATTTCTGGAAGCGCAACTGGAGCACCAGCTACTGACTCAAGTGCATCCACTGGAGCTGCTGAATTAATTACGACAGGTTCCCCATCCTCGAAACGAAGTTACGAAGACACTGATGACCaggatgaagaaataaaacgcAAGAAGCGCAAAGAAGTTGATCCTAAAGAAGGAAATAAAAGTACTCCGGGTAGACAGAGTACTGGACGTGCTGCTGGTGATaag tttgacaAGGTGAGCACAAGCGTAACCGCGTCATTTGTTGAACAGTGTGTAAAAACAGGCAAGCAGACTTCCTCAGCAACATCATCAGCTTCAGCATCTGCGTCCGCTAACAAGAATCAGAGTTCTGGGTCAGCATCCTCAGCAGCAGCGACCGCTGGTGACCGTAAAAGTCCAAGTTCGACGGCCGCTAGCAGCCCGAAGCCTGCCGGTAACTCTGCCAGTAGCAAAGCTGGAGATTCCGACGGTGACGAAGACCGGGGTAAGGGTTCAGAAGGCGCTGCGCCCAAAGTGCCGCCTTTGAAGATCGTGATACCCCAGAGTACCGCTGAGCAGGAACAGGGAGCACGTAATGGTAAAAACACTTCGACTCGCGGTCATCAACTGCCGTATGTCGTTCCCAGTTCAAACAGCAGTGACTCCAATGACAAAGATTCCGCCCCTGCTGGTGGTCCTGCAGGTGGCACTACCAGTCCCACAGAAGCTGTCAAGACTGAGGACAAAAAAGATTTCGCCGGTGCCATTCACAATGAGGAGAGATCGACTCACCATCAAAGAGTTCTGAGAAGTTCCCACAG AAGCGGAAACGGGAACGGAACATCCAAGGATTCAGCCCAGTATTCAAACTCGTCCCCTCTGGCAACCGATCGCTCAAACAATTCATCCCCTCAAGCGCGTCACACTTCTCCCACCCCCGAAACAAACACGGAAACAAAGCCCGTGATTACTGAAGTCGCGTCCTCTAACCCAAAGTCATCATCGACGAGCAGGGAAGCCGATAAACCGGACAAAAGCGACATCAAAGTAAAAGATGAACCTACGGAATCAACTTCGGCATCATCGGCTACCACTCCCGCAGCCCCGACTCCCACAGCGACAGAACTGCATCCTCGTAAACGCAAAATGAAGCCCAAGGAAGCTGCCGCTGCGGCTTCGACAGCCGAATCCTCGGAAGCCAACAGCACCGGCACTGAAGTTCATCCTCACGATCAGCCGATAACGAATTGCTACCAACTGTTTCTGAGTATCCGCAAACAAATTGAAAGACGGCGCAAAGGTTTGTTTCCGGTACAGCCGAAACCTCCTCAGGGATTCAAGGACTACCTGATGAACCGGTGCACTTACGTCCTGGCTGGCAATGCCAACAATGAGCCCAATGTCAAGCCTCCGATCGCCCTCTCCGAGCCCATGAAAACGCTTTTCTTAAAGCAGGAAAGTGAGCGGTACCGTCTTCGCATGCAACATGTCGTCGAAAAAGAAAAGTTGGTCCTGTCAGTAGAGCAGGAAATTTTAAGAGTTCATGGACGGGCAGCCAGAGCGCTTGCTAACCAGGAATTACCTTTTTCTGCCTGTACTATTTTAAAAGATGAAGAAGTCTACAATGTTATTACTCCAGAGCAGGAAGAAAAAGATCGTAATTTAAGGAGTAGATACAATGGAAGATTATTTCTGAGCTGGCTTCAGGATGTTGATGATAAGTGGGAAAAAATCAAG GAGTCCATGTTACTGAGACACCACAATGAGGCTGAGTCATTACACGCAGTACAAAAAATGGATTGGGAATGGAAACTAAAAGAAGTTGGTCTGTGCGAAGTTAAAGTACAGCCACAGATTGATGACTCTCATGTGCCAATGGTTCATGTTTCTGATGACTTTGATCTTCTTCCCGCTTAA